In Zunongwangia sp. HGR-M22, the sequence TATTCTACGCAATCTTTGGAAGTAGGGATGCTCGATAATATTAAAGATCCGCTGACTTGGTATGGTAATAAATCCGTAAATTGGATCGTTTAGAATCTTGAGTTTGTTTTGTGAAGCCAAGCTTTATTTAATTATATGGTAGAACAAAAATAGACATTGAAGCTCTATTGGATCAATTTATATCCAAAAAGAGCAATAAAAATTAAAAATATAAATTTTTAACCGGCTTATAAATTAATCTAGCATGAATAATATCAAAATACTATGGGTTGACGATGAAATCGACCTTTTAAAACCACATATTTTATTTCTAGAATCTAAAAACTACGAGGTATCCACTTGCCAAAGTGGTACTGAAGCTATTGAGAAGATAGACGAAGAACGCTTCGATATTGTTTTTTTGGATGAAAATATGCCCGGCTTAACAGGTCTGGAAACCTTGTCTGAAATAAAAGAAAAACAGGCCAATATTCCCATTGTGATGATCACAAAAAGTGAGGAAGAGTATATTATGGAAGAGGCAATAGGCTCTAAAATTTCAGATTATCTAATAAAGCCCGTAAATCCAAATCAAATCCTGCTTTCTATAAAGAAGAATTTAGATCATTCTCGACTAATTTCTGAAAAAACCACTTCTAATTACCAGCAGGAATTCAGAAAAATCGCAATGGATTTAATGAATGTGAATACCTATGAAGATTGGACCGATATGTACCAACGTCTAATCTACTGGGAACTTCAATTAGAAAATATAGAAGATAGTAGTATGTTCGAAATTCTTGAAACTCAAAAACAAGAAGCCAATAATCAGTTTTGTAAGTTTATCGATAAAAATTATCCTAAATGGTTTAAAGATAACGCAGAGGCACCTACGATGTCTCACACACTTTTTAAAAGAAACATACTTCCTGAAATTAATAAGGAGCAACCCACTTTATTGGTAGTAATCGATAATTTACGTTATGACCAGTGGAAAACATTTGAGCCAATTATAGCCAATCATTATAAAAAAGAGAAAGAACAGCCGTTTTGTAGCATTTTACCTACTGCAACTCAATACGCCCGTAATGCTATTTTTTCTGGTTTGATGCCTAGTGAAATGGAAAAGCTCTATCCTCAGTATTGGAAAAATGATACCGATGAAGGTGGAAAAAATAATTTTGAAAATGAATTTCTAACCGAACAATTGAAGCGTTTAGGAAAAGATATTAAACACGAATATCACAAAATAAGCAATCTAAAAGCCGGTAGAAAATTAGTTGAAAACTTCAAAACTCAAAAAAACAACGATTTAACTGTTGTGGTTTATAACTTTGTAGATATGCTTTCCCATTCTAAAACCGAGATGGAAGTAATTAAAGAGTTAGCCTCTAATGATAAATCGTATCGATCTTTAACAGAAAGTTGGTTTAAAAATTCGCCACTTTTAGAAATTATACAGCAAGCGCAGCAGTTAGGATTCAAATTGATCGTCACCACAGATCATGGAACAATTAACGTTAAAAATCCAAGTAAAGTAATAGGTGATAAAAACACAAGTTTAAATTTAAGGTACAAAACTGGTAAAAGTCTTACCTACGAGAAAAAAGATGTTTTGGCTGCTAAGGAACCTAAAACCTTGCATCTACCAACTCTTAATATGAGTAGTTCCTTTATTTTTGCCAAAGGTGATTTATTCTTTGCCTATCCTAATAATTATAATCATTACGTAAGTTACTTTAGAAACACTTACCAACATGGCGGAGTATCTTTAGAAGAAATGATTATACCATTTGCCGTTCTTTCGCCAAAATAAAATTTTTAATAAATAACCGTAATTAAACATGCCTAACCTAACCTGATAGTCTCTATCAGGTTTTTTGGTATATTTGAAAAATTAAATAATTGGTAAAATGGAGTTGAAATATCATTTGTCGGAGATCGATAAGGCTATTGAATTCATTCTGAAAAACACAACTAGTAAGACAATTCTCTTTTATGGAGAAATGGGCGCTGGTAAGACAACATTAATCAAAAAGCTCGTAAATAAGCTAAGTATTGAAGATCGGGTATCC encodes:
- the porX gene encoding T9SS response regulator signal transducer PorX, encoding MNNIKILWVDDEIDLLKPHILFLESKNYEVSTCQSGTEAIEKIDEERFDIVFLDENMPGLTGLETLSEIKEKQANIPIVMITKSEEEYIMEEAIGSKISDYLIKPVNPNQILLSIKKNLDHSRLISEKTTSNYQQEFRKIAMDLMNVNTYEDWTDMYQRLIYWELQLENIEDSSMFEILETQKQEANNQFCKFIDKNYPKWFKDNAEAPTMSHTLFKRNILPEINKEQPTLLVVIDNLRYDQWKTFEPIIANHYKKEKEQPFCSILPTATQYARNAIFSGLMPSEMEKLYPQYWKNDTDEGGKNNFENEFLTEQLKRLGKDIKHEYHKISNLKAGRKLVENFKTQKNNDLTVVVYNFVDMLSHSKTEMEVIKELASNDKSYRSLTESWFKNSPLLEIIQQAQQLGFKLIVTTDHGTINVKNPSKVIGDKNTSLNLRYKTGKSLTYEKKDVLAAKEPKTLHLPTLNMSSSFIFAKGDLFFAYPNNYNHYVSYFRNTYQHGGVSLEEMIIPFAVLSPK